From Streptomyces asiaticus, one genomic window encodes:
- a CDS encoding DUF6343 family protein, with translation MPMRLIRTGDEPIHARSPLRMRLGLATWGLLWTLGGAVAFAVAGRPGWAAACGALAVVTLIDLVLVIRHIRQGPHYQPGRDVPPYAPVAEGRRSRGRRRAP, from the coding sequence ATGCCGATGCGGCTGATCCGAACGGGCGATGAGCCGATCCACGCGCGCAGTCCGCTGCGGATGCGGCTGGGGCTGGCCACGTGGGGGCTGCTCTGGACGCTCGGCGGCGCGGTGGCCTTCGCGGTCGCGGGCCGGCCGGGGTGGGCGGCGGCGTGCGGGGCGCTCGCCGTCGTCACGCTGATCGATCTGGTCCTGGTGATCCGGCACATCCGGCAGGGGCCGCACTATCAGCCGGGCCGGGATGTGCCGCCGTACGCACCGGTCGCCGAGGGCAGGCGGAGCCGTGGACGGCGGCGGGCTCCCTAA
- a CDS encoding tetratricopeptide repeat protein — protein MPEPTPETHVIDFRAAEHLLAARDPRGAVKLLDSVISAHPENTAARLLRARAFFGAAQLRSAELEFQLVLEREPDNAFAHFALARTLERANRPSEATRHFRLAAALDPRPDFVEAARFGEKGGRDG, from the coding sequence GTGCCCGAGCCCACGCCCGAGACCCACGTCATCGACTTTCGCGCCGCGGAGCACCTGCTCGCCGCCCGAGATCCACGGGGCGCCGTGAAGCTGCTCGACTCGGTCATCAGCGCCCACCCCGAGAACACGGCGGCCCGGCTGCTCCGGGCGCGCGCGTTCTTCGGCGCGGCCCAGCTGCGCTCGGCGGAGCTGGAGTTCCAGCTCGTCCTGGAGCGCGAGCCGGACAACGCCTTCGCCCACTTCGCCCTGGCCCGCACCCTGGAGCGGGCCAACCGCCCGTCCGAGGCCACCCGCCACTTCCGGCTGGCCGCGGCGCTCGACCCGCGTCCGGACTTCGTGGAGGCGGCCCGGTTCGGCGAGAAGGGCGGCCGGGACGGCTAG
- a CDS encoding PAC2 family protein, giving the protein MHDPQELYTWEPSGLAEVDAIASRDSAGLVLLYHFDGYIDAGETGDQIVERLLDGLPRKVVARFDHDRLVDYRARRPLLTFQRDRWTAYETPKIELHLVRDATAAPFLLLTGPEPDVEWERFAAAVGQLVERLGVRLAVNFHGIPMGVPHTRPVGITPHGNRTDLMPGHRGYFDEAQVPGSAESLIEYRLAEAGRDVLGVAAHVPHYLARSAYPDAALTALEAITAATGLVLPGPTHALRNEALRTQEEIERQISEGDEELVALVRGLEHQYDAVAGAESRGNLVAEPAELPSADELGAEFERFLAEREGDGGA; this is encoded by the coding sequence ATGGGAACCGAGCGGGCTGGCGGAGGTCGACGCGATAGCCTCGCGGGACTCGGCCGGGCTGGTGCTGCTGTACCACTTCGACGGCTATATCGACGCCGGCGAGACCGGGGACCAGATCGTGGAGCGGCTGCTCGACGGTCTGCCGCGCAAGGTGGTCGCGCGTTTCGACCATGACCGGCTGGTCGACTACCGGGCCCGTCGGCCGCTGCTGACCTTCCAGCGCGACCGGTGGACGGCGTACGAGACCCCGAAGATCGAGCTGCATCTGGTGCGCGACGCGACCGCGGCCCCGTTCCTGCTGCTCACCGGGCCGGAGCCGGATGTGGAGTGGGAGCGGTTCGCGGCGGCGGTGGGCCAGTTGGTCGAGCGGCTGGGCGTGCGGCTCGCGGTGAACTTCCACGGCATCCCGATGGGCGTGCCGCACACCCGGCCGGTCGGCATCACCCCGCACGGCAATCGCACCGATCTGATGCCCGGTCACCGGGGCTACTTCGACGAGGCCCAAGTGCCCGGCAGCGCCGAATCCCTGATCGAGTACCGGCTCGCCGAGGCGGGCCGCGATGTGCTCGGCGTCGCCGCGCATGTGCCGCACTATCTGGCCCGGTCGGCCTACCCGGACGCGGCGCTCACCGCGCTGGAGGCCATCACCGCGGCCACCGGTCTGGTGCTGCCGGGGCCGACGCACGCCCTGCGCAACGAGGCCCTCAGGACGCAGGAGGAGATCGAGCGGCAGATCTCGGAGGGCGACGAGGAACTGGTCGCGCTGGTACGGGGCCTCGAGCACCAGTACGACGCGGTGGCCGGGGCCGAGAGCCGCGGCAATCTGGTCGCGGAGCCCGCCGAGCTGCCCTCGGCGGATGAACTGGGCGCGGAGTTCGAACGGTTCCTCGCCGAGCGCGAGGGCGACGGCGGAGCCTGA
- a CDS encoding ADP-ribosylglycohydrolase family protein, which produces MIRQSWDETAAKRARIRGCLLGGAIGDALGNPIEFLSLRSIRETHGAAGVTTLVPDGSGVVGRVTDDTQMTLFTAEGLIRAHARASSKGLEGSETAVVRHAYLRWLDTQNHPGPPPAEGAGDLVRSGWLRTQPWLYARRAPGNACLSGLTAKHVPAPRAPLDGTPGPVNTGSKGCGTVMRSAPFGLTGLDPRDCFELAARCAQITHGHPTGYYAAGALAAMIACLLDGESLEGATLRTLELLARYPGHEETTVVLRKAVDLAAEGDPTPEKAESLGGGWVAEEALAIAVYSALARTPAQQILYGPGGKISYDPAPPRTPVQAALLLSVNHSGDSDSTGSICGNILGAHHGDLRLPPSWLSLTEGRGTIAELADDFASEFHRSVELYEPYDDVVFPRDRYPLS; this is translated from the coding sequence GTGATCCGCCAGTCATGGGACGAGACGGCCGCCAAGCGGGCCCGCATCCGCGGCTGCCTGCTGGGCGGTGCGATCGGCGACGCCCTCGGCAATCCCATCGAGTTCCTGTCCCTGCGGTCGATCCGCGAGACCCATGGTGCCGCGGGCGTCACCACCCTCGTCCCGGACGGCAGCGGAGTCGTGGGCCGGGTCACCGATGACACCCAGATGACACTCTTCACGGCCGAGGGCCTGATACGGGCCCACGCCAGAGCCTCGTCCAAGGGCCTCGAAGGGTCCGAGACCGCCGTCGTCCGCCATGCCTATCTGCGCTGGCTGGACACCCAGAACCACCCCGGGCCGCCGCCCGCCGAGGGCGCCGGGGACCTGGTCCGCTCCGGCTGGCTGCGCACCCAGCCCTGGCTGTACGCGCGCCGCGCCCCCGGCAACGCCTGCCTCTCCGGCCTCACCGCGAAGCACGTCCCCGCCCCGCGCGCCCCTCTCGACGGCACCCCCGGCCCGGTGAACACCGGCTCCAAGGGCTGCGGCACCGTGATGCGCTCGGCGCCGTTCGGCCTCACCGGGCTCGACCCCCGCGACTGCTTCGAACTCGCCGCGCGCTGCGCCCAGATCACCCATGGCCATCCGACGGGCTACTACGCGGCCGGGGCCCTGGCCGCCATGATCGCCTGCCTGCTCGACGGCGAGTCCCTGGAAGGCGCGACCCTGCGCACCCTGGAACTCCTCGCCCGCTACCCCGGCCACGAGGAGACCACCGTCGTCCTCCGTAAGGCGGTCGACCTGGCGGCCGAGGGCGATCCGACGCCCGAGAAGGCCGAGTCGCTCGGCGGCGGCTGGGTCGCCGAGGAGGCGCTGGCCATCGCGGTCTACAGCGCCCTGGCCCGCACCCCCGCCCAGCAGATCCTGTACGGCCCCGGCGGCAAGATCAGCTACGACCCGGCGCCCCCGCGCACCCCCGTCCAGGCGGCCCTGCTGCTCTCCGTCAACCACTCGGGCGACAGCGACTCGACGGGCTCGATCTGCGGCAACATCCTCGGCGCCCACCACGGCGACCTCCGCCTCCCGCCGTCCTGGCTGTCCCTGACCGAGGGCCGCGGCACGATCGCCGAACTCGCCGACGACTTCGCCTCCGAGTTCCACCGTTCGGTGGAGCTGTACGAGCCCTACGACGACGTGGTCTTCCCCCGCGACCGCTACCCGCTCAGCTGA
- the coaE gene encoding dephospho-CoA kinase, translating into MLNLGLTGGIGAGKSEVSRLLTSWGAVLIDSDRIAREVVEPGTPGLTAVVAEFGPEVLTADGSLDRPRLGGIVFTDPERLSALNAIIHPLVRDRSAELQAAAAPDAVVVHDVPLLAENKLAPLYDLVMVVDATPETQLDRLVRLRGMAEDEARARMAAQATRAERLAIADVVIDNNGPIEALESQVRKVWADLVQRAAGTEG; encoded by the coding sequence ATGCTGAACCTGGGGCTCACGGGCGGAATCGGCGCGGGCAAGAGCGAGGTCTCACGGCTCCTGACCTCATGGGGAGCGGTGCTGATCGACTCGGATCGGATCGCTCGCGAGGTGGTCGAACCGGGCACGCCGGGACTGACCGCCGTGGTGGCCGAGTTCGGCCCCGAGGTGCTGACCGCCGACGGCAGTCTGGACCGGCCCAGGCTCGGCGGGATCGTCTTCACCGACCCGGAGCGGCTGAGCGCGCTGAACGCGATCATTCACCCGCTGGTCCGGGACCGCTCCGCCGAACTCCAGGCGGCGGCCGCGCCCGACGCCGTGGTCGTCCATGACGTCCCCCTCCTGGCCGAGAACAAGCTGGCGCCGCTCTACGACCTGGTCATGGTCGTGGATGCCACGCCCGAGACCCAGCTGGACCGGCTGGTGCGACTGCGCGGCATGGCCGAGGACGAGGCGCGGGCCCGGATGGCGGCACAGGCCACCCGCGCGGAGCGGCTGGCCATCGCCGATGTCGTGATCGACAACAATGGCCCGATCGAGGCGCTTGAGTCGCAGGTCAGAAAGGTCTGGGCGGATCTGGTGCAGCGGGCGGCCGGCACGGAGGGCTGA